The sequence GGTATTGATATTCATACCTGTACAATTTATGGAAATGAAAAATGTTGCTTAAACTTAACTTTCTGTCCATTTTTTTGTTGCAAGTCCACCTATTGTTGTTATCCCTTTTATTTGGTGGGCTAACAACAATTGTGTATATTTTTCTTTTAAGACTTCATTCATTTCCGTACTCTTTTATGCCTAACATATTCCTATCTCCCACACACCCATTCCTCATCCAACCCATCACATCGGAACGCACCTCTCCCCCTCCGCAAAACGGTCTGAAAATATAAAATCGGAATAAATAGTCTGTTCTCTCAAGGCAAAGCCCATATTAAATTATTAATATCCGGTCTGCCTCTCCCCTTTTGGAAACGCTTCTCTTTATGTGATGAATTCTGCAGTAAAAATATATTAAAGAAAAGGTCAATCCTATTGTAATTAAATTATATTTTAAAATCAAGAAAAATAATTCAAACTTTTTTCATTTATTTGCGTCATATTATTGTATGCAGAGAGAAAAAACCATATCAGATGCAGAGCTTGTAAAAAAATTCAATTCAGGCGACATTAATGCATTTACAACTCTTGTTAACAGATGGGAAAGCCATGTATATAACTTTGTTCTGAGAAATGTGGGGAACAGAGAGACTGCAAAAGATATCTGTCAGATACTATTTTTAAGGATCTTTGAAAAACTTCACAAAATAAAAGATCCTGGAAAATTCAAACAATGGATTTTTAAAATTGCTGTAAATCTCTGCAGGGACGAATATAAAAGAAGAAAAACAAGGAGCACATATTTTGTATCAGGCAGCTCACATGATGACAGTATTTCAATGTACACAGACAGGATTTCTGATAAATCACCTTCACCTGAACAGGCATTTGACAATAA comes from bacterium and encodes:
- a CDS encoding sigma-70 family RNA polymerase sigma factor, with translation MQREKTISDAELVKKFNSGDINAFTTLVNRWESHVYNFVLRNVGNRETAKDICQILFLRIFEKLHKIKDPGKFKQWIFKIAVNLCRDEYKRRKTRSTYFVSGSSHDDSISMYTDRISDKSPSPEQAFDNKLLINILSEALLELPEDQRVVIIMKQYHNLKFTEIAEITKTSENTVKSRLYYGLKTLKKVLEQQELSREVLINEM